TATACATCCTGTAATAATCTTCATAATAGCTTTTATCTATATATTCTTCTGCAAAATCTATAGGCATATTATCATATTTATCTTTACAGCCATAAACTTCACTTGTCCTCTTAGGCATTACACATAACTTTTCATCAGGATAATATGTAAAATCACAAATATTTGTATTCTCCATAGACACCCTAAGAAGAGCATTGCTTGCAGCGATTTTATCCGATAGTTCTCTGTTTTCTTTTTCAGCTTTTATATGTTTATCTATATCCAAGAAAACGCTTTGAATTATTTTATCTCCATTTTCATCCAATATTATCTGTGCATTTCTAAGGACCCAGCAAGTCGTTCCATCTGGACGTTTTATTTTGCACTCAAAAATAATCGACTTATCGCCCGCTTATCTATCCTATTTCTGTCATCTTCTACATATACATCATCTAATGTCCAAAATTCCTTTTTATAGAATTCATCTTCTGTATAACCGAGGATTTTTATAGCTTCTCTGTTTATTCTCTTGAATTTAAGTTTTCCGTCTATATATTTATACTGAGCAATACCGCATAAAACAGATTGAAATAAATCATCATATCTGTTCTTTTCGGCTTCTATTTCTTTTAGCCTTTTTTCTTTTTTTAAATTATCTTCTTTTAAATTTCTTATATCACTGATATTTTGATGATATCCTTTTATAGTATAAATACCGTTATCTTCACTTTCCACTTTACCTGCGCATCTTACATAAATTTCACCGAGAATGGGATGGTTCCATGGATATTGCACTTCAACAAGCTTTCCGGTCGTTATGATTTTTTCAACCGCTTCCCATACATCGTCAAGATAACTTTCATTTATCCTACTATACCAATGAGCATAACAAGCCTCGGGCTCCAAAGCTTCTTTAAGTCCGAGTAAATCGAGCATGACATCTTCGCCGTACATTTTATTAATATTATTTTTCATGTCAATCGACATCATCCAAAGTCCCGTTTTTGAAGTGGATAATACTTCACTCATCCACTCGGGGCTAAACAATTCATTATTTATTTCATTTGGCATTGGAATTACCTTCCTTTTATACTTAATCATAGTAGTATAAAAATTATAAATAATTAATAAAACGTACTATTAATTAAATTATATATTCATTCTGAAAGGGTGTCAATCAAAAGCTCTTAGTATAAGTAAAAAAGAAAGCAACATCTATTGCTTTCTTTTTTTCATATTTTCTTTAATTTCATCTAATAAATCTCTGTATTTTGAAGTTTGAATTTTAGGATGAGTCTTTAAATAACTCAAATATCTAAACTTCATTAAATAATTTTCTATTATATCTTTTCTTTCTTCACTTAGTTCCTTAAATGCAAGTTTTTCGAGATACATATCTTCTTTGAGTCTATCTGTTTTATCAGCAACAATAAGGGTCTCATCGGAAATATGCTTTCCAATCCCATCTGAAAATTCAAGGAGTTTATCACCTATTTGTGATAATCTCTTTAGTTTGGATTTGAACTTAAGTATTGTAGAAACAGTAAGTATAGTATCAATAATAAACAGAACTGAACATATTATGACCGCTATAAACCCTACTTCTTCGGGAATAAATGTAACAAACGTGTATATCAAAGGATGTATTATATTTAAAACAAATACACATGCAAGTCCCCATATAATCGAAAACTCGAGACATATATATCCATTTAAGTTAAATTTCTCTTTGGAATAATCCCACCATCTGATTGAAAAAAGTTTTTCCAACACAAAACCCGTGATAAGTTCAAGCAGAGTGGTAAATATGACAGACCCTATGAATAATACTGTTATATTGGATTTTAAAGGCTCCAAAAAATGAATGACCAGAAGTAATCCAAATCCATATATAGGACATACTGGACCTCTTAAAAATCCTCTGTTAATAAAATGACCTTCTTTGATGGTTTGAAAGATTACTTCCGTAACCCATCCAAGAAAAGCATATATCATAAAAAAACATAAATATTCATAAATCGTATATCCCAATCCGCTCACCTCTTATATGTTAAATTATGACATATTATAACAAGATACAGTTAAAAAGTAAACAAAGCAGCTATTTATCTATTTTATAATCAATGGACAGCTTTCCAAAACATCTTCTTCACTTTCAAAACCATTCATATTAAGAATATCTTCTTTTGCGATAAGATTTTTCTTCCCTATATCCCAAAGACTTTCTATTTTTTTCTTTATAATAAACTTTGACCTTAATACTGTCTACATTTTCTTCTTCTGCTTCGATATTTTCTATTGTAGCTATATCACTGACTTCTTTTGTATCAAACATATATCCGCTTACAATCACTTCACCGTCTATACTGATAGTCTGGTTCAAACTAGTAACCACAAGGTTATTTACATTGACATCAACAAATAAATCAAGATTCTCTCCGCCGCTTATTTCTTCCTTTAATTCAAAAGGAACATTTATGGTATCAACATAATATCTGCTGTCATTATCTATATATGTGACCACTTGAGTAACAACACTTCCCTCTACCGAAAGTATGCTTTCATCAACGGAATAATCAAATTTAACATACTCCATATCACCGATGACTCCGCCGATCATATCGGTATCTATCAATGTTTTGCTGTTTGTGACTTTCATCTTCTTTTCAAAATCGCTTCCGAGCATTACAATACTATGTTCTTTCAAAACAGGCAGAGAATTTCTGTTTGTGCTGTAAGCATCTTCAATTATATTTACTTCTTTCTTTTCACAGAAAAGCGTACTTGAAATCAAGTCCATGGTTATTTCGATATATGAATCTTCATCATCCATGACATATTCTCCGCTTACACTTTCCACGCTCGGTACTATATTGTAATAATCACATTTTAATTTAGGGTCTTTTTCTATAAAATGATTGATAGGATAAATAAGCTTTTCTATCTTTGTATCGCTGTCATCCTCGAAACCAACCTTATAAATCAAAGTAACCTCTACTTTAGCACTGTATAATACTCCCACCCCTGAAGCATTTGTATTTACATCTCTGAGTTTGGCAAATACGAATAAAACACTTACACTGTCTGATAAAGGCACATCTTTTTTAAATGTAAAAGTCTCTTTGGTGCTGTTTAAATCAAATACCGAACATATATCTGAGTTGGTCTTTATTTCAAGTCCCTCGATATTATTATCGTTCATTACGTTTATATCTTCGGGAATAATACTGACTCCGCTTATTTTAACATTCGCGCTTACTTCTATCCTTCTTTTCTTAATGACTCTCGTTTCGATACTTGCGATACTTGCCCTTAAGTTAAATATCTTATCCCATTTTTCACCTTCGCCAAGGTTTACAAAAAATTCGATATTCTTATCTACCGATGCTAAAGCTTCGTTTTCGCCCAAATATAATATATTAAGCTTCAAAATCCCCTTTAAAACAAACTTACCGTTTTTAAGGGCAATATTTTTTATTACCGCTTCAGTATTGCTAAGTAATATCCTTTCTATAT
The DNA window shown above is from Anaerofustis stercorihominis DSM 17244 and carries:
- a CDS encoding putative ABC transporter permease codes for the protein MGYTIYEYLCFFMIYAFLGWVTEVIFQTIKEGHFINRGFLRGPVCPIYGFGLLLVIHFLEPLKSNITVLFIGSVIFTTLLELITGFVLEKLFSIRWWDYSKEKFNLNGYICLEFSIIWGLACVFVLNIIHPLIYTFVTFIPEEVGFIAVIICSVLFIIDTILTVSTILKFKSKLKRLSQIGDKLLEFSDGIGKHISDETLIVADKTDRLKEDMYLEKLAFKELSEERKDIIENYLMKFRYLSYLKTHPKIQTSKYRDLLDEIKENMKKRKQ
- a CDS encoding DUF3794 domain-containing protein; its protein translation is MEFEQMVKKINLTSKEDNIEVVTEVFENVKILDNMSNIERILLSNTEAVIKNIALKNGKFVLKGILKLNILYLGENEALASVDKNIEFFVNLGEGEKWDKIFNLRASIASIETRVIKKRRIEVSANVKISGVSIIPEDINVMNDNNIEGLEIKTNSDICSVFDLNSTKETFTFKKDVPLSDSVSVLFVFAKLRDVNTNASGVGVLYSAKVEVTLIYKVGFEDDSDTKIEKLIYPINHFIEKDPKLKCDYYNIVPSVESVSGEYVMDDEDSYIEITMDLISSTLFCEKKEVNIIEDAYSTNRNSLPVLKEHSIVMLGSDFEKKMKVTNSKTLIDTDMIGGVIGDMEYVKFDYSVDESILSVEGSVVTQVVTYIDNDSRYYVDTINVPFELKEEISGGENLDLFVDVNVNNLVVTSLNQTISIDGEVIVSGYMFDTKEVSDIATIENIEAEEENVDSIKVKVYYKEKNRKSLGYREEKSYRKRRYS